A stretch of DNA from Paenibacillus albus:
TGCTTTGATCACATTCTCGTCTGGAATTTGCTTCTTCAGCGCATCAATAGTCGCTTTGTTCGCATCTGCACGGTAGAAGTTGGAGAGCAGGTAATCGTTCATAACGGTCTGCTCATCGACGCCAAGCGTCAGGAGGATGATCGCAGAGCCAAGACCCGTACGGTCTTTACCTGCTGTACAGTGCTGAAGAAGCGCGATGTTGTTCGGATCGTTCAACAGCTCCATCAGCTGGACGTAGAATTTCGGCGCATCAACCATTTGCTTGTTGAAGCCAACCATCATCTGAACGGCGGAAGCTTGATCCTTCAACACGCCGGACTTAATCATCGTGTTCAAGTCAGCTGTGCTTCCAGCGTTGCCTTCGTCTGTACGAATATACTTCATGCCAGCGACTACAGGATCTTTCATTGCGTTTACTTCAGCATCTGTACGGTAGTCAACGTCCGACTTGATGCCCATGTTCTTCACATACTCGAGGTCCTTCGCAGTCAGATGGCCAAGCTCTTCTCCACGGTACAGCTTGCCCCATTTCACCATCTTGCCGTCTGTCGTCTTATAGCCGCCAAGATCGCGGAAGTTGAACGCGCCTTGCAGATTTACTTTACGCTCTGCAGTTGTAATAACCGCGCCATTGCCGCCTTTTACCGCAAAATAAACACGGTAGCCCGGCTTCGGATCCGGCGTTACGAATCCGTTAAAGCTTGTATACGTTTGGGCCAGCAGTTTGCCGTTCTTCTCGATGTTGTCAGGCGATGTGCTCCAGTAGATTTTTGCGGCGCCGAGGTTAGCGTCTGTCTTCCAGTGAATAACCATGCTGCCTTTCGCGCTCCGCTCCACGCTTGCTTGCGTGAAGGCTCCTGGTTTCTTAACCAGCGGTGAAGCGAAGCTCGATGCAGGAGCGGCAATAGCGCTAACGAGTACAGATGCGGATAAAACGGCAGTTGCGAGTTTCGATGATTTGTTCATGATTAATGATGACCTCCAATAGAATTCAATTTGTCTACAAGTAGTGTACAAGTTGTGTGTTAACTGAAAGTCACAGACATGTTGAGTTCTTGTATACGTGGATGAAAGGAATTCATTGGATATATTAAGCGGCCTGACTTATTCAAAAAATAAAAACAATAAAAAGATTGCGTTTTTCCATTTGAAATAGGATAGTACTTTAGAGGGAGAAAAACATGAAATGAGGGGAAAACTTGTCTAACCATTCCAATGCAGTTGCAGCTCCGGACGGCGAGCCGTTCTCAATGAGAGCAATTATGGGGCCACTGATGGCGATCGTCGTCGGGATGATTATGGTCATTCTCGACAGCACGGTCATGAACATTGCATTACCGACTTTAATGGAAGATTTCAAATCCTCCGTTAACACGATGCAATGGTCGATTACGGCGTATACGCTGGCACTCTCCGCGGTCATTCCGCTTGCGGGCTGGCTGACGGATCGATTCGGAGCAAAACAAATTTTTCTGATTACGATTTTCTTATTTGCGGCTGGCTCGCTTCTTTGTTCGTTTGCCACG
This window harbors:
- a CDS encoding tyrosine-protein phosphatase: MNKSSKLATAVLSASVLVSAIAAPASSFASPLVKKPGAFTQASVERSAKGSMVIHWKTDANLGAAKIYWSTSPDNIEKNGKLLAQTYTSFNGFVTPDPKPGYRVYFAVKGGNGAVITTAERKVNLQGAFNFRDLGGYKTTDGKMVKWGKLYRGEELGHLTAKDLEYVKNMGIKSDVDYRTDAEVNAMKDPVVAGMKYIRTDEGNAGSTADLNTMIKSGVLKDQASAVQMMVGFNKQMVDAPKFYVQLMELLNDPNNIALLQHCTAGKDRTGLGSAIILLTLGVDEQTVMNDYLLSNFYRADANKATIDALKKQIPDENVIKAMTALMGVQKEFLQGAFDEMKAKYGSIDGFIEKGLGVTKAERAKLKAMYTE